The region TACGCACGCTGATTGAACAGTATCAGCTGGAAGACGTGGTTGAGATGCCGGGCTTCAAGCCGAGCCACGAAGTGAAGGCCATGCTCGACGACGCGGATGTGTTCCTGCTGCCTTCAGTGACCGGCGCCGATGGCGATATGGAAGGCATTCCCGTGGCGCTGATGGAGGCGATGGCGGTTGGCATTCCGGTGGTTTCGACCCTGCACAGCGGGATCCCGGAGCTGATCACCTCTGAACACTCCGGCTGGCTGGTCCCTGAAAACAATGCGCTGGCGCTGGCGGACCGTCTGGCCGCGTTCAGTGATATCGATCAGCAGACGCTGATCCCTGTGCTGCAAAATGCGCGGCAAAAAGTTGAAGCAGAATTCAATCAGCAGGTGATTAATCGCCAGTTAGCGAGCCTGCTGCAAACGCTGTAACGCTGAGGTTGTATGCTGAAAAAGATTACCCGACGCCGATTTGTCTCTTCTTTATCCGCCCTGGCTGCCATGCCGCTGTTGTCGCCCCGCGCTGTGCGGGCGGCGACCGGGAAGACGGTTTCTGTCGATCGCTACAACAATCACGACTGGATCGCCGCCTTTAAGCAGGCGTTTACCGAGGGCGATACCGTTGTTGTTCCCGCCGGGTTAACCTGTGAAAACATCAATACCGGCATCTTTATTCCTGACGGGAAAACTCTGCTGATCCGCGGTGCGCTGAAGGGCAACGGCCGCGGGCGGTTTGTGCTTCAGGAAGGCTGCAAGGTCATTGGGGAAGGAGAGGGACGCACACATAACATCACGCTGGACGTGCGTGGCTCCGACTGCGTCATTAAGGGGCTGGCAATGAGCGGCTTCGGCCCCGTCACCCAGATCTACATCGGCGGCAAGAAGCCGAGGGTGATGCGCAATCTGCTCATTGATAATATTAATGTGTCACAGGCGAACTACGCCATTCTGCGACAGGGTTTCCATAATCAGGTGGACGGTGCGCGCATTACCAACAGTAAATTCAGTCATTTGCAGGGTGATGCGATTGAGTGGAACGTAGCGATTAACGACCGCAATATCTTGATCTCTGACCATGTTATCGACAACATCAACTGCACAAACGGCAAGATCAACTGGGGCATAGGCATTGGGCTGGCTGGCAGTACCTACGACAATGACTATCCGGAACAGCAGACCGTTAAAAACTTCGTGGTGGCAAATATCACCGGCAGCAACTGTCGGCAGTTGGTCCATGTCGAAAACGGTAAACACTTTGTGATCCGGAATATCAAGGCCAGCAATATTACTCCTGACTTCAGTAAAAAAGCCGGAATTGATAACGCGACGGTAGCTATTTATGGCTGTGATAATTTCGTTATTGATAATGTCGATATGGTGAACAGCGCCGGAATGCTAATCGGCTATGGCGTGATTAAGGGCGATTATCTCTCAATACCGCAGAACTTCAAACTTAACGATATTCGCCTTGATAACCGAGCGCTTGCGTATAAGCTGCGCGGGATCCAGATTTCCTCCGGCAATGCCACGTCGTTTGTTGCCATCACCAACGTCAACATGCAGCGCGCAACGCTTGAGCTGCACAACAAGCCACAGCACCTTTTCTTGCGTAATATCAACGTGATGCAGGAGGCAGCGACGGGGCCTGCACTTAAGATGAACTTCGATTTGCGCAAAGACGTGCGCGGGAAGTTTATGGCTAAAAACGAGACGCTGTTGTCACTGGCGAACATTCATGCAGTAAATGAAAAGGGTCAGAGTTCGGTCGATATTGATCGGGTCGATCAACACGTGGTGAATACGGAACGGTTGAATTTTGCGCTGCCACACAGGTAATCATGCAGACTATTTTGCGACTATTCCTGGAACAGAATCGCGATCTATTCAGATTACAACTACTGTAATTTGTGGTGGGGTGACTTAGGATTACTTCATATTTACGGCAAAACATGCTGGCGAAAACAGGTTAAAAAGCTATAATTCGTCAACCATTTTAAGGTGGAAGAAATAATGATTAATTTGAAAGCAGTCATACCGGTAGCGGGTTTGGGCATGCACATGTTGCCCGCCACAAAGGCCATTCCTAAAGAGATGCTGCCGATCGTTGACAAGCCGATGATTCAGTACATCGTCGACGAGATTGTTGCTGCGGGGATCAAAGAAATCGTTCTGGTGACGCACTCTTCGAAGAATGCCGTTGAGAACCACTTCGACACCTCTTATGAACTCGAAGCGCTGCTTGAGCAGCGCGTTAAGCGTCAGCTTCTGGCAGAAGTGCAGTCTATTTGTCCTCCTGGCGTGACCATCATGAACGTGCGTCAGGCACAGCCACTGGGTCTGGGCCACTCTATCCTGTGCGCCCGCCCGGTGGTAGGGGATAACCCGTTCATCGTCGTTCTGCCGGATATCATTATTGATACCGCTTCCGCCGATCCTCTGCGTTACAACCTGGCGGCAATGGTCGCGCGCTTCAATGAGACGGGCCGCAGCCAGGTGCTGGCGAAACGTATGAAGGGCGATCTCTCTGAGTATTCTGTTATTCAGACTAAAGAGCCACTGGAGACGGAAGGGCAGGTGAGCCGTATCGTTGAGTTTATCGAAAAACCCGATCAGCCGCAGACCCTGGACTCCGATCTGATGGCGGTAGGCCGTTATGTCCTGAATGCGGATATCTGGGCTGAACTGGAAAAAACCGAGCCGGGCGCCTGGGATCGTATCCAGCTGACCGATGCGATTGCTGAGCTGGGGAAAAAGCAGTCGGTTGATGCGATGCTGATGACCGGTGACAGCTACGATTGCGGTAAGAAAATGGGGTATATGCAGGCATTTGTGAACTATGGCCTGCGTAACCTGAAGGAAGGGGCGAAGTTCAGAAGCCGGATTGAGAAGTTACTGGCTAACAGTTGATTTATCCCACAAATGAACAAACGGCAGATGTTGTTTGGTTATGTTTATCATAAACAAATTATCATTGCCGTTTTTTATTATTTTTTTAGGTAATATTGAATTACTATCAATTACATAAAGTTATCAAATCAAAATGAAGGCTGATTTGTACTTGTTTCTTAAAGCAATTAGTACGACAATTAACGCCAGTTTTTCCCCTTTATAGACTCCAAAGTAACTATCAATATTAGCTCAGTGCACTGGTAGCTGTTAAGCCAGGGGCGGTAGCATTTGTTTCGAAAAGGTAAATACTTGAAAGAAAAGCAACATGATCTTAAAGCCGGATTTAAGTGGAGTGCAATAGAACGCATCATTACACAATTTGCACAATTATTAGTCCTGCTAGTCTTGGCGAGAATATTAGGTCCTAAGGCTTATGGCTTAGTTGGTATGTTAACAATTTTTATAGCTGTTTCACAAACACTAGTTGACAGCGGTTTTTCGTCTGCCTTGATAAGGCGTAATAATAATACACAAAAGCAGTATTCAACTATTTTTTGGTTTAATTTCGGGACTGCACTTTTTTTATACTTTGTGATTTTCTTTTGTGCAAATGGAATTAGTCAATTTTTTAACGAACCGCAACTAGAAAACATAATAAAAGTTTTAGGTTTGGTTATCATCATCAATGCTCTATGCATAGTTCATAAAACAAAACTTACTATCATTTTAGATTTTAAAAGCCAATCACAAATATCATTTTTATCAGTGCTAATTAGTGGTGTAGGTAGTATTGTTATAGCTCTAAATGGAGGAGGGGTTTGGTCAATTGTATTCAATAATATAAGTTTTTCATTATTATCAACAATTATGTATTTTTATAAATGTAAGTGGGTTCCTGATCTAGTTTTTAATAGAAGATTTTTCTATGCTACTTCGAAATTTAGCAGTAATTTATTAGTAGCATCATTATTGAATACATTCTTCGATAATATATACCAGTTAGTTATTGGCAAATTTTACAACACGGCTCAAGTTGGTTTTTTTACGCAAGCTAAAAATTTAACGTTATTACCAACCAATACATATTCGGCAATAATACAACGGGTTACTTATCGCTATTTTAGCGAGATAAAAAATAATAGAATAAAGCTTAACGAACAGTACGAAGAAACAGTTAAATACGCAACTGTTATTTTTTTTCCAATGATATTTGGATTAGCCTTTTTTAGTGAAAATATAGTAAGTATTATAT is a window of Enterobacter hormaechei ATCC 49162 DNA encoding:
- the wcaM gene encoding colanic acid biosynthesis protein WcaM, encoding MLKKITRRRFVSSLSALAAMPLLSPRAVRAATGKTVSVDRYNNHDWIAAFKQAFTEGDTVVVPAGLTCENINTGIFIPDGKTLLIRGALKGNGRGRFVLQEGCKVIGEGEGRTHNITLDVRGSDCVIKGLAMSGFGPVTQIYIGGKKPRVMRNLLIDNINVSQANYAILRQGFHNQVDGARITNSKFSHLQGDAIEWNVAINDRNILISDHVIDNINCTNGKINWGIGIGLAGSTYDNDYPEQQTVKNFVVANITGSNCRQLVHVENGKHFVIRNIKASNITPDFSKKAGIDNATVAIYGCDNFVIDNVDMVNSAGMLIGYGVIKGDYLSIPQNFKLNDIRLDNRALAYKLRGIQISSGNATSFVAITNVNMQRATLELHNKPQHLFLRNINVMQEAATGPALKMNFDLRKDVRGKFMAKNETLLSLANIHAVNEKGQSSVDIDRVDQHVVNTERLNFALPHR
- the galF gene encoding GalU regulator GalF, with amino-acid sequence MINLKAVIPVAGLGMHMLPATKAIPKEMLPIVDKPMIQYIVDEIVAAGIKEIVLVTHSSKNAVENHFDTSYELEALLEQRVKRQLLAEVQSICPPGVTIMNVRQAQPLGLGHSILCARPVVGDNPFIVVLPDIIIDTASADPLRYNLAAMVARFNETGRSQVLAKRMKGDLSEYSVIQTKEPLETEGQVSRIVEFIEKPDQPQTLDSDLMAVGRYVLNADIWAELEKTEPGAWDRIQLTDAIAELGKKQSVDAMLMTGDSYDCGKKMGYMQAFVNYGLRNLKEGAKFRSRIEKLLANS
- a CDS encoding lipopolysaccharide biosynthesis protein, coding for MKEKQHDLKAGFKWSAIERIITQFAQLLVLLVLARILGPKAYGLVGMLTIFIAVSQTLVDSGFSSALIRRNNNTQKQYSTIFWFNFGTALFLYFVIFFCANGISQFFNEPQLENIIKVLGLVIIINALCIVHKTKLTIILDFKSQSQISFLSVLISGVGSIVIALNGGGVWSIVFNNISFSLLSTIMYFYKCKWVPDLVFNRRFFYATSKFSSNLLVASLLNTFFDNIYQLVIGKFYNTAQVGFFTQAKNLTLLPTNTYSAIIQRVTYRYFSEIKNNRIKLNEQYEETVKYATVIFFPMIFGLAFFSENIVSIILGKEWLTTSRYIFVLCFCYCFYPIHALSLNVLNVYGRSDLFLRLEVFKKILITLLMVATIKFGIEWMCWGLVLYSVIATYINSIYTNKFLDTTFIKLLSIISPAFIISLISFFASHLIINNLSNEYLKLGGLLLGCCVYFLIYYMHDKNTVKTIYFWMKRDGK